The DNA window TCATGCATCTCCCTCTCATGCACCTTCCTATGCCACCCATGTTCCTGCATCTGCTGATTTAGCAGTCCCACCTTCCCTTACTCTTTTAGCCAGTCCTTCTCATTCCCAACCTCATCTTAGGCATTCGACTCGTGCTAGGAGAACCTCGAATTATTTACGTGATTATCACTGCATGCTTACTTGAACAGGGACTTTTAGTTTACAATCGGATTCAAGGCTCTATGGTCTCTCTTAAATAGTAGATTATGGTAAGCTGTCTCCCTTCCATAGAGCCTTCTCCCTTGCTATAACCATTACCATGGAGCCGAAGACTTATCAAGAGGCTGTTGCACATGAGTGTTGGCGAAATTCCATTAATGCAAAAAATTACTCACTCTTAAGCGGAATCAAACTTGGACTATCACTTCTTTACCAGCTGGGAAACGTCCCATTGGATGCAAATGGGTCTTCAAAGTCAAGTTTCATCTGGACAGGAGTGATGAAAGGCACCAAGCCGCAACTTGTAGCTCACGGTTATAGTCAACGGCTTGGATATGATTATTTTGATACGTTTAGTTCGGTTGTGAAGATCACCACTTTGAGGATCTTACTTAGTCTTGTGGCTTGCATGGTGAACTGCAGGAGGAGGTGCACATGGCACCATCGCTGGGTCTTGATGTTCCAACCAGTTCTGTGTGCAAACTTGACCGTTCTCTATATGGACTTAAGCAGCTAGGCGACAGTAAAATTTGCGGTTAAGTGGTTTTTTGCAGCAGCATGGCTTTCTTAAGTCTTTCCATGATCACTTTTTTCTTACCAAGCGCACCACCCATGGTTTTGGCTGTCATTCTTGTTTATGTAGATGACTTGGTTTTGTCTGGCGACAACCCTGTGAGATGGAGGCTATCAAAAGGGCTCTTAATACCAAGTTTAGTATCAAGAATTTTGGGAAGTTAAAGTTCTTTGTCAGCATGGAAGTGACACGCAGTTCTCGCGGGATCGCTTTGTATCGACATAAATACATCCTTGACCTTcttgatgaatattggctgtTGGAATGTAAATACATCCTTGACCTGCTAGTGTCCCTATGTTGTACAATGGAAAACTCTACAGGAAATGTAGCATGAAGCTAGATGATTCCACTCCATTTCGCCAGTTATTGGGGCGGCTGCTCTACTTGACTAATACCCGTCTTGATATCGCCTTTGCTGTCGGTAAACTTAATCAGTTTCTTGATTGTGTTCGCGATGAGCATTACAAGGCTCCCGCTAAGggccttttcttttcttctcaaaATGATTTCAAGCTCTTTGGTTTTGTTGATTCGGAGACACTTGCCGATCTGTGACAGTGTATTGTTTCTTCTTAGGTTCTTCGCTCATTTCTTGGAAGAGCAAGAAGCAAACGACTATGACTTGCTCTTCTTCAGAAGCTGAGTATCGTGCCATGGCCCAAGCAACCAAGGAGAGGCAATGGCTCTTGtatcttcttcatgatttcaaattttcaacattGTTCACACTGATCTAATTAACTTATACTGTGACAATCAATCTACCTTGTACATTGTTGCGTATTTAGTGTTTCATGAGCGGACTAAGCACCTTGAAGTCGATTGTCATATTGTGTGAGAAAGGCTCATGCTAGAGAGTGTTAAAGCTACTTCCGATCACTTCTTCCAACCAAACAGCTGACCTACTCACAAAGGCCTTGCTGCCTGGTCCTTTTGCTTCCATGGTGTTCAAGTTGGGTATGCTTGATTTCCATACCCCACTTGAGGGAGGATCTGGACAGTATTCAAGTAATGTGATTCTAAAGGAGATTAATGAAGATTTTGCAGCAACTAGCTACAActtgaaggaggaggatgaagacAGTATTAAATAATTTACATAAATTATAGCTAATAGCTAGTGGtatattgttttgatttagtaaTGCTGATTCAGCATAGTACTAGTAGTGTTAGTTAGTTAGACTAAGTTATGAGTAATTAGGTCGTGATATAAATAGTTGGTTACCATTATATAACTGTACACTTTTTCTTTCTCCCAATATATCTCCAAACTTCTCGGAGCTTAttcttcttgttctcttcttctttatccTCAATTAAGACCATGATCACAATTCCTTCAATAACCACCAaagtttgtttgttttgtgTTAATTAGTAGTATGCTAGTACATGATTCAATCGATAAGGTGAGGATCTTACAAGTTACAACATAAAGTATTTGTGTACTATTTATTATAGAAGTGTTGAAAATGCAGAAAAGAAAATGTGAAAGCATATATTAAAACAGAAAaactatttgtatattaaaatcaactactaaaatcaattactatgtatttatatataaatacatgtgttgtTTAATtcattctaatatatattttgtattccaacatgtattttatactagtagttaattttagtaactaattttaatatacgcCTGGCATAGTTGAAACAGAAGAGGGTTAAATCCAAGCAGGATTCTTGAGTGGTTCAACAACAGCTTTGATCTGAAGGTAGTTGTTGAGACTGTAGATTCCTTTCTCCCTCCCAATGCCACTCATCTTGTAGCCTCCAAAGGGAATGGCAGCGTCGAATACATCGAAACAGTTGATCCAAACCGTTCCAACTCTCAGTGCCCTCATCAATGTGTTTGCTGTGTGTACGTTCTTTGTGAACACTCCTGCTGCTAGTCCATATCGTGTTGCATTTGCTCTCTTTATTACTTCTTCAATGTCCCTACTCAtgtttttttaatcacatcaaCCACATACACTTTCATTATTCCACAacttgttctttatttatttacaacCATATTATATACTTACAAAGAATCAGCCACCAATCAACTACcatgtaaaaatatatatttcgaaaatatcttattacaaatagattttttgacaaatttttttatttttaccgaCCAACGAAATTTGtcgataattttaataaaaaaatatgtttttaaaatctatttGTAATTGACTTTTTCCTggtgtttataaaaaaatttgattagcaAGTGAATAGAGATAGATATTTAATGTTTATGAAAAATTTGATTATGAAAATGTTTGATTATTCTAACgatagattatttttattaaaaaaattgggtaaaatatatataaatatataaaaaagatatgataaccgatgtaatagttaattttttatatttataaaatatttttttattacatattGCACTTACTTGAATTTCAAGATGGACTGAACCGGCCCGAATATTTCGTCTTTGGCTATCAGCATATCGTCCTAATGATTAGCATATTTAGGTTGAGTCTTAATGTACAAGCCACTGGTGCCAATACAAAacagaacaaaacaaaagaataccTTAACATTGGAGAAAACAGTTGGCTCGATGAAGAAGCCTTTTGAGCCCAATCGCTGACCCCCACATTCAAGGGTAGCATTGCTTTCAATTCCAGATCTTATGTACCTAAGCACTTTCTCAAATTGTTCTGTGTCAATCTGAGATTTGAATTTCACTCAGTTAATTACATGCATCAGAGTCAGCTATTCTAAAAACAGAGTGAATGGATTAAAACAGAGAGCATGCAGCACCTGAGGGCCTTGTTCAACACCCTTCTTGAATGGATCACCAACAACGCGTCTCAAAGCACGTTTCTTTGACTTCTCCAAGAACTCATCATAGATACGCTCATGTACAAAGGTTCGAGACCCAGCACAGCAACATTGTCCCTACAGATCAAGATTATATTACATAGACACCATAAACATAGACATATTAGATTTCACCTATATATTTATACGTACCTGATTAAAGAAGAGAGCAAAGTGTGCTTGTTCAACAGCGTGGTCAACATCAGCATCATGACACACAATAAAAGGTGATTTGCCTCCCAGCTCCAATGTCACAGGCTTCAGATTGCTTCTTGCAGCCAATTCAAGCACAATTTTTCCAGTGTCTGTTGATCCAGTAAATGCTAGCTGCAACAAGTAATAAATGCGTGCTTTAACATTATTGTGTATGATTTATGGCTGGCGTATTAGAAAtgttaaaacaaacaaatctTCAACCTTGTCAACGTCCATGTGACTTGCAAGAGCTGCACCAGCAGTTGGGCCAAATCCAGAAACTATATTCAGAACACCTGGTGGAAGACCAGCCTGCCAAAGGAAGGAAAATTCAGGGTAAACCATAGACTctctcttttttaaaatatatatacatcttTTGTTTTGATGACtataaatatatcttttattgtttaggtttattacaaaattaatttataaaaaatttattcaaatatatttGTATGTTAAGTACAATAATGTACCAAACTGACAGCAACTACTgctatttatataaataagagaaaataatattattaaagtataattgataaagtataatttttgtttttgaaatttattaaaaattttaaaaatattttttaagttttattttatttttatcctaaaaattttctatttacacatcaaatatattttttgtggctaatttttaaaagaatttagaaTCAATTTAGTAACAATTTCATAATAATAATCTTTAACACATGTAAATCAAACATAATTATTATGCATTATTGTTAAATTGGTcctaaattttctaaaaatttaaccgttaaaaatatatttgatgtaaataaaaaattttgatatatagataaaaatatttttttatttcaaa is part of the Arachis duranensis cultivar V14167 chromosome 1, aradu.V14167.gnm2.J7QH, whole genome shotgun sequence genome and encodes:
- the LOC107492283 gene encoding aldehyde dehydrogenase family 2 member B4, mitochondrial, translating into MAARRLSWLLSRSLSAASGADSFLHSLGRNSGGGCRKLKRFSTAAAVDEVIIPQVQINYTQHLIDGKFVDSASGKTFPTYDPRTGEVIAQVAEGDAEDINRAVAAARKAFDEGPWPKMTAYERCRILLRFADLVEKHSKELAALETWNNGKPYEQSFNDELPLFVRLFHYYAGWADKIHGMTVPADGKYHVQTLHEPIGVAGQIIPWNFPLIMFAWKVGPALACGNTVILKTAEQTPLTALYVAKLFHEAGLPPGVLNIVSGFGPTAGAALASHMDVDKLAFTGSTDTGKIVLELAARSNLKPVTLELGGKSPFIVCHDADVDHAVEQAHFALFFNQGQCCCAGSRTFVHERIYDEFLEKSKKRALRRVVGDPFKKGVEQGPQIDTEQFEKVLRYIRSGIESNATLECGGQRLGSKGFFIEPTVFSNVKDDMLIAKDEIFGPVQSILKFKDIEEVIKRANATRYGLAAGVFTKNVHTANTLMRALRVGTVWINCFDVFDAAIPFGGYKMSGIGREKGIYSLNNYLQIKAVVEPLKNPAWI